One region of Rana temporaria chromosome 11, aRanTem1.1, whole genome shotgun sequence genomic DNA includes:
- the LOC120916866 gene encoding embryonic protein UVS.2-like — translation MDNGNAFNISYDYTSVMHYSSKTFVNTSGQVSILPIPNTNVSIGQRTGLSSLDVKKINALYNCNLCRTKLLGASGKFSSSDATATNTSDNCLWLIHAPSNLILLKFAKFDCFSKNCNAKINVYDGVTKNSPLLATVIAGQPLPVLVSSGTLVLLEYITNASSSFSGSYSTVTYGGTFTTDGGSVKSPNYPFSYPDNARGTYIIIAPPKKQVFLTFSEFDIDSSSKCSNDSLSIRDGGNLNAPLLGVYCGKRSNLVISSSGPMVVLQFSSNSNTNGKGFKANFSFGEESD, via the exons ATGGACAATGGAAACGCTTTCAATATTTCTTATGACTATACTTCAGTGATGCATTACAGCAG CAAAACATTTGTTAATACATCTGGGCAGGTGTCAATCTTACCTATACCAAACACCAATGTTAGCATTGGACAGAGAACAGGGCTCAGCAGCCTGGATGTCAAGAAGATAAATGCGCTCTATAATTGCA ATCTATGCAGGACAAAGTTACTGGGTGCCTCTGGGAAATTCTCTTCCAGTGATGCTACTGCCACCAACACCAGTGACAACTGTCTATGGCTCATACATGCTCCTTCAAACCTG ATCTTGCTGAAGTTTGCCAAGTTTGATTGCTTTTCCAAGAACTGTAACGCTAAGATCAACGTATACGATGGGGTGACCAAAAACAGCCCTCTGCTAGCCACAGTGATCGCTGGTCAGCCTCTACCGGTGCTGGTCTCATCCGGCACATTGGTGCTGCTGGAATATATCACCAACGCGTCTAGCAGTTTCAGTGGATCTTATAGCACCG TGACGTATGGAGGCACTTTTACCACAGATGGCGGGTCTGTGAAGTCCCCAAATTACCCTTTCTCCTATCCGGATAATGCAAGAGGTACATATATCATCATTGCTCCCCCGAAAAAGCAA GTATTTCTGACCTTCAGTGAATTTGACATTGATTCATCTTCCAAATGTTCAAATGATTCCCTGAGTATTAGAGATGGTGGGAACCTTAATGCGCCGCTCCTCGGTGTATACTGTGGAAAGAGATCTAACCTGGTCATATCCTCCAGTGGGCCAATGGTAGTGCTCCAGTTCTCCAGCAACTCCAACACCAACGGAAAAGGGTTCAAAGCAAATTTTTCCTTTG GTGAAGAGTCCGACTGA